Below is a window of Littorina saxatilis isolate snail1 linkage group LG2, US_GU_Lsax_2.0, whole genome shotgun sequence DNA.
ATGCCCTTGTGATTAGTATAAGAAGCACAGAAAGCTACACATTTATGATCATGGAAATACAGTTCCCAGCTTGTCATGATCAGAATACAGTCAAGTTCACCAATATAATATAAATCATCCTCGTAAACCGGGACTATTGAAAGAAACTGCATGAAAACCCCTGTTCAATGGGAACTCTACCTCTGGAGGCGGACAAGATCGTGTCCGGATACTGAGGATTTGTCGCGATCTGCGTTACCCATCCACCATGGCCTTGGAGGGTACCCCTCAGGGTCATCTGTTCTTGCGACATTCTGGAAAATATTCGTCAACGTCCTCGATGAATTTCGATTTGCATTCACGGGGACGTGTTAGGCGGCCATGAAGTATGGTTTACGCCGGAAAAGGAAGGCCGGATTGTGGTAATTTAAAATCATGCATTGCACAAAAGCGAAAGCAGAACTACGAAACGAACCAAATAAAAGTAATCTGATCGATTACTAAAACCCAAAAAGTAAAAACTTGaagattaattaaaaaaaataacctaGCACGCACCAGAATATAATCATTGATGGAATTGAAGATACCCAAGGCTAAATAGGAATGCAAAGCCTTTTGTTGGATGTTAACTTGCCGATCAACAGAATACAAAGGGTAAGAAATTGAAGAAAAATGCTGAACACCATACCAGTTTTTCACGCTAGAAGTAAATAATATAAGGACTGAAATGGCAGTGGATGATATACATGTTGGGAGAGAATCTGAcggtgtatgtatatgtatgtatgtatgtgtgtgtgtgtgtgtgtgtgtgtgtgtgtgtgtgtgtgtgtgtgtacgtgtgtgtgtgtgtgtgcgtgtgtgtgtctgtctgtttgtcagacTGTCTGTACAACACATTTGACATCGAAAGAAGCAACAAAACATAAGGAAAGAAAGATACAGGGAAAACAATAGGCATAGGGATTTGTAGCTGGCAAAATTTGCGTATGCGTGCACCAcgccggtttgtttgtttttgtcgataTTGTAAGTTTGATCGATTTCATCTTCAAATATACTTTCGATCCGTTTATTTACTCTGGAATACATTACACAAAAAACTGCTATCAATACGGCAATTATAAATAAGTCGAGTTATTTTTCACACGCCCTAAGAAATGGTCTCTCCAGTGGAGTCTGAATGTCAGACCACCTTTTTATTTCGAATAGGATGTGACGTAAGTCCCAGAGTTTTCCGAAAGGTGGCGCACCGTCCTGGATCGCCGACCGTATCCATGCATGAGAATTAGACCAAGAAACTGAAGGTTCGTGTTTTGATTCATAGTCGGAGACATGTGCAGGTTGATTCTTATTTTTCTGATTTACGAGATGAAGAGTAGACAACTGTTTTGGGGCCTGTTGCGGTGTttattgtttcctttttttcaccgTGACGTCAAAGAATTATTCGCattttggcagccatcttgTTCCGTCTTGTTTGAGCTGTTTCAAAAATTGAATTGTATCCAGGGTAACGAGATCTTTTGCTGGAATTGCAGTATTGTAACGGGATAAACGTCAACCTTTCAAGATGATGGTAGAGGACAGAGCCGCTGCCAAGGAGCTAGACCAGTGGATTGAGCAGCTGAATGACTGCAAACAGCTCACTGAAAATCAAGTGAAAACTCTGTGTGAAAAGGTAAGTTGCGGTGGTAATTGGCATTTTTGCCGGCGAATGACATTCCTTAACACTCTAAAACCGTCTTTGCAGTATCAGCAGCTTGCAAAAACATGTGCTCTGCATTTTTTAGAATCTCGTAGACGTGGTGGAGCAAGTGTAAACTGCTTATTTTGCCTGATCCGAGAGTCCCCCTTCCTTATTTGGGGtctcttctttttccttttccccCAGTTCTTCTGACTTCTGTACAACTGGGTTACGCCCAGACTGAATAGTACCAGTTACCAAGTTATTTATATTAAAGGAGACAAAGTGTGGAATCATGTTTCACTAACTTTGTCAGCCAAGTCTGTGCTTGTTCCTAATCCTATTATTGTAATTTGTATGAAACCACAGAGGCATCAAGTACTCTTTGCTCCTCATTGTCTCTGTCGATACCCTTTTTAAaccagttgcttcccttcatgTAATAAGCAGAGCATGTGGCGTCATCGCACAAAAGGAAACCTTCAAAATCAAAGTCTCGAAACTGTTAACTGGATTTAATTCTGGGAGAGTGAAACcctttttaataataataataataacttgacgtttttaagtgcctaacctatggctctaggccctttacaaaagaacatatatatacaaaagaGAACAATTAACTGTACAACCTTGTAAAATGACATCAGTGCTCTTCGATGCTTGGTCAATGTGTTTTGGTGGTTAGAAGTGTCAACATTGTCTGTCACGATTGTGTTAGTCATGCTTGATTTTTTAATGCCACTTTCCAACCTGATACAAAGTGAACGGAACAATTGGGGCAGCTATCATGTATCACACATCGAACAATGAGATTGATAAAGCGTATAGGAGTAGGGGACAAACATGAGCGTATGACTACTATGACTGGGGAACTGACGAGTCAGTTACGCACTCGCCATGCTCAAGAACTCACGAGTAACTCTCAGATAATAAATGTACTTGATTTGGCCCCATTCGCACATTTGGGAGCGCTCCAGTCTGCTACTGAGCTAGCCCGGTAAGGTCGCCCTGCATTTaatctttcatttcttctttttctaaaCCATCAACATACCCAACATTTGTCACTTCACTGCAGTGTCTTAATGATTCATCTTAAAAGTTAAagtaataatactaataataatatgcAACAAGGTTTGCATGAATTTTGCACTTgtaagttacttcccttgaaacATATCTATGAATGCTCTGTGCTGTGTTAAGTACCATCAGCTCGTTGCAAAAAGGCGCATGTATCACTGCGCATCAACTGTTGCCAATGGTTGATATTTACTTTAAGTTAACTTAATGCACTTGAGATGAAACTGATAGGTTAAGTATGGTGCCCAACAGCCTTAACCCTTGCCTCCTGCACAAAATTAAGCCATCTCCTATGCAGTTCCCATAACATAAAACTCCGTCGATTTCAAAATTAAAAAGTCATAGCAAAGTAAACACAGTGGGTTTTTGAAACCTTGCAGGAAGCAAAACAATGGCATAGTGTTCTCAGAGTCGGAGAATAACTGAGAACCATTTTCCATAATTTCCGGCTGATCTGCAAAACATTTTTACGTTGGGGAAAATATATTTATATCAGAGCTCACTTGTTCTTCGGAAAAGTATAATTTGACTATTAAGTTACGTCCCTTAATAGCTCAGTATCAAGGCCATTTAAGAGACCTTGTTTGACTGTACAACTTGGCTCTGCTCGCTGCTTTATGTCAATTGCTATGTGTCAAAAACTAGCAACATTCGCTTCGTCAGTTTAACGGGAGTGATAAGACTGAGGGTTACTGATTTAGattgtgtggttgtttgttttgttttcttgaaattcTTCAGTTGTATTTTTTTCCTCAGAGAAAAAtctaaaataaaacaagtcgcatgaagTGAAATtcatacatttagtcaatctcacagaatgatactgaatgcactgcatttcaTGTAAACCTTGCTTTGCCGATAACCGCGACCCAGACTCAAAGCGCTGACATATTCACGCGGAAAACTTTTCGGTTGAAGTGACAAGCTAGTTTAGCGCAAACATAGTAAAGTAACTTGCAGAGTGTAAACAAGAAAGCGCacttttctttattgtttttatttttcgagtttttaatccaaaaatcaagaaaatgtaaagaataagatgaaatcatttttggattgaCAACAATTTTTTGATTTTAAACAGAATTTTCAGATTCAAATATTTATTGAGCTTTTAAGCTGAAATGCcataccatagtccgggcttcctCGAAAAttgacagtaccgcctcaactttcacgaaaagtcggACATGACATCATCAAGACATCGAAATAGGAAGAAATGGTCCGGAATATCATCTGGAATAATTTTTTGGTGAAGTTCTCATGAAGATCAGTCGAGTAGTTCCCTCCCAATCGAtctacactcacatacaccatgaccctcatctcgattatCAGTCTATTTTCAAACATTatgtcaaaatttgactaaatgtaaataaaaattAGGGAACGTCATTcggcaagggaagtaactcactTCCATTGGCTACAGTTCAAGTCGAATGAAGGCTTATGACTAAGTGAACCAGCACAACGAGTCACTATTATAAACGTAACATAACTTAACTAGTTTAGGATGACGCGAGATATAATCATATAGTTTCACATTGTCTGATTATTGTGTGTACTTGATGGTTAACTTTTTTCCTTCCTGGTTGTGATTTTGCATGTTTTGAAGTACACTTGTTTcttaatatttttttctcgCACAGGCCAAAGACATTTTGTCTAAGGAGTCAAATGTGCAAGAGGTAAAATGCCCGGTGACGGTATGCGGCGATGTGCACGGTCAGTTCCACGACCTGATGGAATTGTTTCGAATTGGTGGCAAGTCCCCAGACACAAACTACCTCTTCATGGGTGACTACGTTGACAGAGGATACTACTCTGTGGAGACGGTCTCTTTGCTTGTCGCTCTCAAGGTACTCCTTCTGTTCTTTGTACTTGTAGAGTGCATgcttttatctgtctgtctcccagTCTCATTCTTTCATAGAGTGCAAGGCCATGAGATGTTGTTACAGGCCGACTAATCTCCACCAGTTTGTCAAAAAGAAAAACTACAACCCAATTGTTAATTTTTCTGGGTTGTTCATGGTCAgttaagaattaaaaaaccaagaatggtatgttatttgaacgtttaatttatgacaaaataaaacttgactaacgttttgtaaaaaaaagttaaacgttccaataacgtaccatagtttttttattctgaattttggggcattagcagtctatctgtttttggatttgatgGCCAGTTAATTATAAACAACAATTTgactttgtttttctgttgttttaTAACAGGGGGTTGTTTAAGAAACATGTTTTGGTCACCTGCAACCAAGTTAACACATGCTTACGCGTGTTGTGCATTTTTGAAGGTTTGCGTCCTTATTACGATGAAGACCAATATGTATTGAAGTTTATTTTGaagtgtgtgttgtttatgtcAGGTGAGGTTCAAGGACAGAATCACAATCCTGAGAGGGAACCATGAGAGTCGTCAGATCACACAAGTTTACGGGTTCTACGATGAATGTTTACGGAAGTACGGCAACGCAAATGTATGGAAATATTTCACAGATCTGTTTGACTACCTTCCTCTCACAGCCCTAGTTGATGGACAGGTAAGGAAAATATTATCGATACTATCAGTTGATCTGGTATTTGTTCAGAGTTTCATagtgtttttatgttgttggttttttgactcacatgcgaagcaaaagtgagtctatgtactcacccgagtcgtccgtccggaaaactttaacgttggatatttcttggacacactattcagtctatcagtaccaaatttggcaatatggtgtatgatgacaaggccccaaaaaacatacatagcatcttgaccttgcttcaaggtcaaggtcgcaggggccataaatgttgtctaaaaaacagctatttttcccattttctctgaagtttttgagattcaatacctcacctatatatgatatatagggcaaagtaagccccatcttttgataccagtttggtttaccttgcttcaaggtcaaggtcacaggagctcttcaaagttggattgtatacatattttgaagtgaccttgaccctgaactatggaagataactgtttcaaacttaaaaattatgtggggcacatgttatgctttcatcatgagacacgtttggtcacatatgatcaaggtcaaggtcactttgacccttatgaaatgtgaccaaaataaggtagtgaaccactaaaagtgaccatatctcatggtagaaagagccaataagcaccattgtacttcctatgtcttgaattaacagctttgtgttgcatgacctggatgaccttgaccttgggtcaaggtcacatgtattttggtaggaaaaatgtgtaaagcagttcttagtgtatgatgtcattgctaggtttagttatttgaccttgaccctgaaggtcaaggtcatgtaacggtcaaggtcaagcatgtgagtcgtatgggctttgcccttcttgtttcaatTCATCCTAGTATTGTTTGGGCATTTGCAAtgattccttcttttttttttagaaaaagtgataattttTCTTGACTGTCCAGAAGTTTACGGGTGGAGATTTTGGCTAATTTTCATCTTCTGGCAGTCTCAGTAGGTGCAAGGGTCTAGTGCTAACTGCTACGTTTCGATACAAATTGTTATGCCAAGCTTGAAATTGCTAcactcaaacaaataatcacgaGCATGCAACAGTTTGCCCTTTCTTGAGATTCCTGGTACTCACTTCTGATTCTCATCCGTGTAGAGATCAGAAGATGTGTCATCAAATATTTTCCACACTGAAAAGTGTCAATGCCGACAGCTATTATGTTTCTGCTTTCTAAATAAgctttaaaaaatatatattttcttGAGCGAATTAACAAAAGTGCGGGTGTGTGAATATATAATTTTAGACATTTGCTACACTGAAATTCGGGAAAAGAACTAACTTGAGGCTTCACAATGTTTGGCAGGTCTGGTGTAAGTACAtgattcttgtttcttctccttatacattgtacattgtttgaatttttgttaaagaaaacaaatcaggCATTTGGTTAACAGCAGGTGTTGTTCTATTTCAGATATTCTGTCTACACGGAGGATTGTCACCGTCCATAGACACCCTTGACCATATCAGAGCACTGGATAGGATACAAGAGGTGCCCCATGAGGTGAGCTTTGCCTTTCTCAATTCATGGGTGGTGGTTTAATTGTTTTCTCTGGAATTTTGTAGTCTGTACAGTGGTTATGGTGTCTGGCTATTTTTTAAGCCTGCTGCGCAATGGTTTGTTACTTTATTTGATCATGGCCAATCAACACTGAGGTATGGTCAGTAAAGTTAAAGGTCAGACAGTTACAATAGGAGAATATGTTGAAGGAAAATAACTGCTCACAAGGAAATATCCCCATGTCCAAAAGGACAATCCCCTAGCGCAAAAGAGTACTGTCAGGGGTGCTGATGGCTATGTCTGAAGCAGACATAGCCATCATTCCAGCAGTTTTATCAACTTTCTGATAAGACAGATGTCTCTTGACTATGAATTAGTGAACCAAGGAAGAGAATAAATCGTTTTATTTCCTCAGAATTTTTTCATGCAACATTTTGATAACCAGTCTACGACCACGTAGGTCCAGTACCGTGCATAATAACATAAGTGTTCTTGTTGTGCAGGGTCCTATGTGTGACCTGCTCTGGTCTGACCCTGATGACCGCGGTGGCTGGGGCATCTCGCCACGTGGTGCTGGATACACCTTCggtcaggacatttctgaaacgTTCAACCACAGCAACGGACTCACTCTTATCTCCCGCGCTCATCAGCTGGTTATGGAGGTGAGGCTGTCTTCTGCTGTAAAGCATTTTGATATTCATGATGATATAGCCAGTCCTAGTTAGAGAAGGCCTTTTgatacatttttgtgtgtgtgttgtttttttatgaCTCACTGCGGAATGGTCATGGCTGGTGTGATCAGTGGAGTAGTTTCCCTTTTGTAAAATATGCAAAATACAGTTTTAAACTTTGTATTTTGACAGTGTTTAGGGGAGAGATTTCTTTTCTATGTCTCACCGCCAACgagcacacacataccacaattAAAAATGTTAGTTTTACTACAAGAAGTGAACAGAAAATAGCAAGAATGTTTACCGTTTGCATGTTTATGATGTTTCAGGGGTATAACTGGTGCCATGATCGCAACGTTGTGACGATATTCAGCGCCCCCAACTACTGCTACCGCTGTGGCAATCAAGCAGCCATCATGGAATTGGACGATGCCTTGAAGTATTCCTTGTAAGTCCATTTGCATCACTGAttagtgttgttcccagaccaAGCGGACAATAGCTCAGTTGGACCTAGATTGAAAATATATGTAGATCCAAGTGTTCTGGCTACGAAAAAAACTGTTCAGTCAGAAGAGCTCACACATGTCCAGTGTTCccagacacagaggacaataggtcagttggacctggattcaaaatatatatatcCGTCAAAATGTCCTGGCCAAAAAACAATTGTCAAAATATATCCTGTGTGTCGAAATTATCAGACATTTGACAGACCTTGGGTCAGAACAATGCATCAGATCAAAATCGTATGCCTAAGTGACAAAAGACCATGGCCTTGGAACAACACTGCATGTCAAACTGTCGTACAGTCAACCAGCTAAGTGTCAGAACATCGAATAAGATCAAAGTGAATGCGTAAAATTGCCGAATATCGAGCCCTGTGAACAACGCTTACTGATGGTATTTGACATTTCTGTCAATAGCCCTAGGAATTGCATGCGGGGTTTAAAGTGGCAGGTGGTAAAGTTTTTGCTGTAAGATGTGTAAGTTATGGAGGTTATTGAGCTTTTAAGATACTGTAGTTTATAGGAAAGATGAGTGTAACTGTGCTTCATAGCCTTTGACAAGGTCATTATGTTTTCAAAGAAAGATGATTAACtgtgatttgtttttctttcttttttgttatctcttttttctctgtctcctttttatatttagtcaagttttgactaaatattttaacatcgagggggaatcgaaacgagggtcgtggtgtatgtgcgtgtgtgtgtctgtgtgtctgtgtgtgtgtgtgtgtagagcgattcagactaaactactggaccgatctttatgaaatttgacatgagagttcctgggtatgaaatccccgaacgtttttttcatttttttgataaatgtctttgatgacgtcatatccggcttttcgtgaaagttgaggcggcactgtcacgccctcatttttcaaccaaattggttgaaattttggtcaagtaatcttcgacgaagcccggggttcggtattgcatttcagcttggtggcttaaaaattaattaatgactttggtcattaaaaatcggaaaattgtaaaaaaaaataaaaatttataaaacgatccaaatgtacgtttatcttattctccatcatttgctgattccaaaaacatataaatatgttatattcggattaaaaacaagctctgaaaattaaatatataaaaattattatcaaaaattttttttcgaaatcaatttaaaaacactttcatcttattccttgtcggttcctgattccaaaaaaatatggatatgatatgtttggattaaaaacacgcgcagaaagttaaaacgaagagaggtacagaaaagcgtgctatgcagcatagcgtaaccactataccccgctcgcgcgctcttcttgtcaatttcactgcctatgccgtgagcggtggaccacgagtatacggtcttgctgcgttgcattgcgttcagtttcattctgtgagttcgacagctacttgactaaatattgtattttcgccttacgcgacttgttctttatttctttcttgtcAGCATTTTTGCAATACAGAAGTTCCAGGTGTTGTAAATGTAGCACCGTGACAACtgcacatttaaaaaaaattaaatgtagCCCACTCGTACAAGTTGGAAAGTTACACTGTGACCACTGAACTATTTGCAGATTTCTTAGAAATTGAATATAGACCACAGAAGTAAATCCAGatttcaaataaatgtttaccACACAGCAAATTTCTGGCATGTAAATGTGATGTGTCATATGTGTGCAGCCTTCAGTTTGACCCTGCCCCCAGGCGAGGAGAGCCGCACGTCACAAGGAGAACTCCAGACTACT
It encodes the following:
- the LOC138958918 gene encoding serine/threonine-protein phosphatase 2A catalytic subunit beta isoform — protein: MMVEDRAAAKELDQWIEQLNDCKQLTENQVKTLCEKAKDILSKESNVQEVKCPVTVCGDVHGQFHDLMELFRIGGKSPDTNYLFMGDYVDRGYYSVETVSLLVALKVRFKDRITILRGNHESRQITQVYGFYDECLRKYGNANVWKYFTDLFDYLPLTALVDGQIFCLHGGLSPSIDTLDHIRALDRIQEVPHEGPMCDLLWSDPDDRGGWGISPRGAGYTFGQDISETFNHSNGLTLISRAHQLVMEGYNWCHDRNVVTIFSAPNYCYRCGNQAAIMELDDALKYSFLQFDPAPRRGEPHVTRRTPDYFL